In one window of Nicotiana tabacum cultivar K326 chromosome 12, ASM71507v2, whole genome shotgun sequence DNA:
- the LOC107826214 gene encoding ribose-phosphate pyrophosphokinase 4, producing MSATTPPSPPVVSSHSSKTLDKFHNSTFILSRSFKRNKDFSIRCEFESNQRWTVGCVSATDPIHIILKPPSIPMSAAAALGSAGKNSKRVCLFYCDEMKDLAERIASQSDAIELRSITWRTFEDGFPNLFISNAHGIRGQHAAFLASFSSPGVIFEQLSVIYALPKLFVSSFTLVLPFFPTGTSERMEDEGDVATAFTLARILSNIPVPRGGPTSLVTFDIHALQERFYFGDNILPCFESGIPLLLNRLQQLPDSDNISLAFPDDGAWKRFHKQLQHFPMIVCAKVREGDQRIVRIKEGDPDGRHVVIVDDLVQSGGTLTECQKVLARHGAQKISAYVTHGIFPNRSWQRFNHDKGGSPENGMTYFWITDSCPRTVKEVKDRKPFEVLSLAAPIAAALQI from the exons ATGTCAGCCACAACTCCGCCGTCGCCGCCGGTCGTCTCTTCACATTCCTCAAAAACCCTTGACAAATTCCATAATTCCACTTTTATCCTCTCGCGATCCTTCAAGCGTAATAAGGATTTTTCCATTCGATGTGAATTTGAGAGTAACCAAAGGTGGACGGTGGGCTGTGTCTCAGCGACTGATCCAATTCATATTATTCTGAAACCTCCTTCAATCCCAATGTCTGCAGCTGCTGCTTTGGGTTCTGCTGGTAAGAATTCGAAGAGAGTTTGCTTATTCTATTGCgatgagatgaaagatcttgctGAGCGAATTGCTTCTCAATCTGACGCCATTGAGCTCCGTAgtatcacttggag GACTTTTGAAGATGGATTCCCAAACCTATTCATATCTAATGCTCATGGCATCCGTGGACAGCATGCAGCTTTCCTTGCTTCATTTAGTTCTCCTGGGGTGATTTTTGAGCAATTATCAGTTATTTATGCATTGCCAAAGCTCTTCGTTTCCTCATTCACACTTGTCCTTCCGTTCTTCCCAACGGGCACATCTGAGCGTATGGAGGATGAAGGTGATGTTGCCACAGCTTTTACGCTTGCCAGGATTTTGTCAAACATTCCAGTTCCTCGAGGAGGACCAACTAGTTTAGTTACCTTTGATATCCATGCCTTGCAG GAGAGGTTCTACTTTGGAGACAATATACTACCATGCTTCGAGAGCGGGATCCCCTTGCTTCTGAATAGGCTACAACAACTCCCTGACTCTGACAAT ATATCTCTAGCTTTTCCTGATGATGGTGCATGGAAACGTTTTCACAAGCAGCTTCAGCATTTTCCAATG ATTGTCTGTGCTAAAGTTAGGGAAGGTGATCAACGAATTGTACGGATTAAGGAGGGAGATCCTGATGGACGTCATGTGGTGATAGTGGATGATCTTGTACAATCAGGTGGCACCCTAACAGAATGCCAG AAAGTGTTGGCTAGACATGGAGCTCAAAAAATAAGTGCTTATGTGACCCACGGAATTTTTCCAAACAGATCATGGCAGCGGTTTAACCACGACAAAGGAG GTAGTCCGGAGAATGGGATGACCTACTTCTGGATCACAGATTCATGCCCTCGAACAGTGAAGGAGGTGAAAGACAGAAAGCCATTTGAGGTTCTGAGCCTCGCCGCTCCCATAGCAGCTGCACTTCAGATTTAA
- the LOC107826215 gene encoding uncharacterized protein LOC107826215 isoform X2 encodes MKALLYPDPLISPVPITKNRPFLNPQTSVRIPIKRVDYWVGKSSYSAINAVLDSASIDELREQEPDIKNPSLSTSYRNSELPKPNQTVLEAQTKVCTGPTQTRPLTEEQAFKVLDTILKSAKGELKDEEPVSKAQLGAFFSAMTIRANAFPEPTQWSEGERRAMNHYWPQLIRVLPQDTIFIADPEGSIMGVGSSIGPQFVGNGTAEMRLVGTLREVLAGGHLGYEEVQGVLKDVLPLEVGKMESSSVSESLFSAFMIGQRMNRETDRELKAYCLAFDNELGPAPVADVNSLTHYGEPYDGNTRYFRSTLFVAAVRSCYGESCLLHGVDWMPPKGGITEEQMLMFMGANTHLTPSQVKKLLEDDEVGFAYISQREARPSLYSLIGLREHIKKRPPLATAEKVQQIVRARGKEAIVAGFYHEGYEEPLLMLMRRRGVHAGLVVKGEEGALSMTTRLRTANASKGFPVNYCSGFRSVNLAPACAVDGVSRESFNIEVNAKDYGFAPTDTPRTDRSVAKNIELGLAALRGEKGPAYDRIVLNAGMIDHLLGSDGAQDISAALDRAREAIDSGKALTRFLNYIKTSNKVIS; translated from the exons ATGAAAGCTTTGTTATATCCAGACCCATTGATATCTCCAGTACCAATTACAAAAAACAGACCTTTTTTGAATCCTCAAACTTCCGTCCGCATTCCCATTAAACGCGTCGACTATTGGGTGGGGAAAAGCAGTTATTCGGCCATTAATGCTGTATTGGATTCGGCATCGATTGATGAACTGAGGGAACAAGAACCCGATATTAAGAACCCGTCTCTGTCAACTTCGTATCGGAATTCTGAGTTACCAAAGCCCAATCAGACTGTACTGGAAGCTCAAACCAAAGTTTGTACTGGGCCCACTCAAACCAGGCCTCTCACTGAGGAACAGGCCTTCAAGGTTTTGGACACCATTTTGAAATCAG CAAAGGGAGAGCTCAAAGACGAAGAACCAGTATCAAAAGCACAACTTGGGGCATTTTTTTCTGCAATGACCATTCGTGCAAATGCCTTCCCAGAGCCAACCCAATGGAGTGAAGGGGAAAGGCGTGCAATGAACCATTATTGGCCGCAATTGATTCGAGTGCTTCCCCAGGATACCATATTTATTGCTGATCCAGAAGGCTCGATAATGGGAGTTGGCAGTTCAATAGGCCCTCAATTCGTTGGTAATGGTACTGCGGAGATGAGACTCGTTGGTACCCTTAGGGAAGTTTTGGCTGGGGGTCATCTTGGATATGAGGAAGTTCAGGGTGTTCTAAAAGATGTCCTTCCATTGGAAGTAGGAAAAATGGAATCATCTAGTGTAAGTGAGTCACTGTTTTCTGCATTTATGATAGGCCAACGAATGAATCGGGAAACAGACCGTGAGCTGAAAGCCTACTGCCTTGCATTTGATAATGAACTTG GCCCTGCACCCGTTGCTGATGTAAACTCATTGACTCACTACGGTGAGCCTTATGATGGAAATACCCGCTACTTCAGAAGTACACTGTTTGTTGCTGCTGTTAGATCCTGCTATGGTGAATCTTGCTTGCTCCATGGTGTGGATTGGATGCCACCAAAG GGAGGCATCACTGAAGAACAAATGCTGATGTTTATGGGAGCAAACACACACTTAACACCCTCTCAAGTTAAAAAGCTTCTTGAG GATGATGAAGTTGGTTTTGCTTATATAAGTCAACGAGAAGCTCGCCCATCTTT ATACTCATTGATAGGGTTAAGGGAACATATAAAGAAACGCCCACCACTGGCGACAGCTGAGAAAGTTCAACAAATTGTGCGG GCTCGGGGGAAGGAAGCAATTGTTGCTGGTTTCTATCACGAAGGCTATGAAGAACCATTGTTGATGCTTATGAGGAGACGGGGTGTGCATGCTGGTTTGGTTGTAAAG GGTGAGGAAGGCGCACTTTCAATGACGACGAGGTTGAGGACAGCAAATGCATCAAAAGGATTTCCTGTGAATTATTGCTCAGGGTTTCGTTCAGTGAATTTGGCACCTGCTTGTGCAGTTGATG GTGTATCACGTGAGAGTTTCAATATTGAGGTTAATGCTAAGGATTATGGCTTTGCACCCACAGATACTCCAAGAACAGATAGATCT GTTGCAAAGAATATAGAGTTGGGTTTAGCAGCTTTACGTGGAGAGAAAGGTCCAGCATATGATAGAATTGTCTTAAATGCTGGTATGATCGATCATTTGCTTGGGTCTGATGGAGCTCAAGACATAAGTGCAGCTTTAGATAGAGCCAGAGAAGCCATTGATAGTGGCAAGGCCTTGACAAGATTCCTGAATTACATCAAGACATCTAACAAAGTGATATCATAG
- the LOC107826215 gene encoding uncharacterized protein LOC107826215 isoform X1, translating to MKALLYPDPLISPVPITKNRPFLNPQTSVRIPIKRVDYWVGKSSYSAINAVLDSASIDELREQEPDIKNPSLSTSYRNSELPKPNQTVLEAQTKVCTGPTQTRPLTEEQAFKVLDTILKSAKGELKDEEPVSKAQLGAFFSAMTIRANAFPEPTQWSEGERRAMNHYWPQLIRVLPQDTIFIADPEGSIMGVGSSIGPQFVGNGTAEMRLVGTLREVLAGGHLGYEEVQGVLKDVLPLEVGKMESSSVSESLFSAFMIGQRMNRETDRELKAYCLAFDNELGPAPVADVNSLTHYGEPYDGNTRYFRSTLFVAAVRSCYGESCLLHGVDWMPPKGGITEEQMLMFMGANTHLTPSQVKKLLEDDEVGFAYISQREARPSLYSLIGLREHIKKRPPLATAEKVQQIVRARGKEAIVAGFYHEGYEEPLLMLMRRRGVHAGLVVKGEEGALSMTTRLRTANASKGFPVNYCSGFRSVNLAPACAVDDVAGVSRESFNIEVNAKDYGFAPTDTPRTDRSVAKNIELGLAALRGEKGPAYDRIVLNAGMIDHLLGSDGAQDISAALDRAREAIDSGKALTRFLNYIKTSNKVIS from the exons ATGAAAGCTTTGTTATATCCAGACCCATTGATATCTCCAGTACCAATTACAAAAAACAGACCTTTTTTGAATCCTCAAACTTCCGTCCGCATTCCCATTAAACGCGTCGACTATTGGGTGGGGAAAAGCAGTTATTCGGCCATTAATGCTGTATTGGATTCGGCATCGATTGATGAACTGAGGGAACAAGAACCCGATATTAAGAACCCGTCTCTGTCAACTTCGTATCGGAATTCTGAGTTACCAAAGCCCAATCAGACTGTACTGGAAGCTCAAACCAAAGTTTGTACTGGGCCCACTCAAACCAGGCCTCTCACTGAGGAACAGGCCTTCAAGGTTTTGGACACCATTTTGAAATCAG CAAAGGGAGAGCTCAAAGACGAAGAACCAGTATCAAAAGCACAACTTGGGGCATTTTTTTCTGCAATGACCATTCGTGCAAATGCCTTCCCAGAGCCAACCCAATGGAGTGAAGGGGAAAGGCGTGCAATGAACCATTATTGGCCGCAATTGATTCGAGTGCTTCCCCAGGATACCATATTTATTGCTGATCCAGAAGGCTCGATAATGGGAGTTGGCAGTTCAATAGGCCCTCAATTCGTTGGTAATGGTACTGCGGAGATGAGACTCGTTGGTACCCTTAGGGAAGTTTTGGCTGGGGGTCATCTTGGATATGAGGAAGTTCAGGGTGTTCTAAAAGATGTCCTTCCATTGGAAGTAGGAAAAATGGAATCATCTAGTGTAAGTGAGTCACTGTTTTCTGCATTTATGATAGGCCAACGAATGAATCGGGAAACAGACCGTGAGCTGAAAGCCTACTGCCTTGCATTTGATAATGAACTTG GCCCTGCACCCGTTGCTGATGTAAACTCATTGACTCACTACGGTGAGCCTTATGATGGAAATACCCGCTACTTCAGAAGTACACTGTTTGTTGCTGCTGTTAGATCCTGCTATGGTGAATCTTGCTTGCTCCATGGTGTGGATTGGATGCCACCAAAG GGAGGCATCACTGAAGAACAAATGCTGATGTTTATGGGAGCAAACACACACTTAACACCCTCTCAAGTTAAAAAGCTTCTTGAG GATGATGAAGTTGGTTTTGCTTATATAAGTCAACGAGAAGCTCGCCCATCTTT ATACTCATTGATAGGGTTAAGGGAACATATAAAGAAACGCCCACCACTGGCGACAGCTGAGAAAGTTCAACAAATTGTGCGG GCTCGGGGGAAGGAAGCAATTGTTGCTGGTTTCTATCACGAAGGCTATGAAGAACCATTGTTGATGCTTATGAGGAGACGGGGTGTGCATGCTGGTTTGGTTGTAAAG GGTGAGGAAGGCGCACTTTCAATGACGACGAGGTTGAGGACAGCAAATGCATCAAAAGGATTTCCTGTGAATTATTGCTCAGGGTTTCGTTCAGTGAATTTGGCACCTGCTTGTGCAGTTGATG ATGTCGCAGGTGTATCACGTGAGAGTTTCAATATTGAGGTTAATGCTAAGGATTATGGCTTTGCACCCACAGATACTCCAAGAACAGATAGATCT GTTGCAAAGAATATAGAGTTGGGTTTAGCAGCTTTACGTGGAGAGAAAGGTCCAGCATATGATAGAATTGTCTTAAATGCTGGTATGATCGATCATTTGCTTGGGTCTGATGGAGCTCAAGACATAAGTGCAGCTTTAGATAGAGCCAGAGAAGCCATTGATAGTGGCAAGGCCTTGACAAGATTCCTGAATTACATCAAGACATCTAACAAAGTGATATCATAG